In the genome of Cronobacter malonaticus LMG 23826, one region contains:
- a CDS encoding rhodanese-like domain-containing protein: protein MSSMLITPAQVNALSGQRIMLIDIRGQDEWRREHLAGARALPLEQIQPGCFDKDELAQTDMVIFHCQSGMRTEKAQQQLTAAAHPANVRIMQGGLNAWKAAGLPVITDRRQPLPLMRQVQIVAGALALGGTLAGATVTPAFYIIPAFVGAGLMFAGITGWCGMAKLLAVMPWNK from the coding sequence ATGTCATCAATGTTAATTACGCCTGCGCAAGTGAACGCGCTTTCCGGGCAAAGGATCATGCTGATTGATATCCGTGGGCAGGATGAGTGGCGGCGGGAACATCTCGCTGGTGCCCGCGCTTTACCGCTGGAGCAAATCCAGCCCGGCTGTTTTGATAAAGACGAACTGGCGCAAACCGACATGGTCATCTTTCACTGTCAGAGCGGGATGCGCACGGAGAAAGCTCAACAGCAACTGACAGCGGCAGCGCACCCGGCAAACGTGCGGATAATGCAGGGAGGCCTGAACGCGTGGAAAGCGGCGGGTTTGCCGGTCATTACTGACCGCCGCCAGCCCTTACCGCTGATGCGTCAGGTACAAATTGTTGCTGGCGCGCTGGCGCTCGGCGGCACGCTCGCGGGCGCGACGGTTACGCCTGCGTTTTATATTATTCCGGCGTTCGTCGGTGCCGGGCTGATGTTCGCTGGCATCACAGGCTGGTGCGGGATGGCGAAACTGCTGGCCGTGATGCCCTGGAATAAATAA
- a CDS encoding ArsR/SmtB family transcription factor, translating into MTDLNALHTQANKAAALLKTLSHPQRLLILCVLIENPGTEAGELCRMSGLSASATSQHLARMKAEGLIAGVREARFIRYHIRNEAVVAVVHTLKNIYCPGE; encoded by the coding sequence ATGACCGATCTCAATGCGTTACATACCCAGGCCAACAAAGCCGCTGCGCTACTTAAGACGCTAAGCCACCCGCAGCGGTTGCTGATTTTGTGCGTGCTCATAGAAAACCCCGGCACAGAAGCTGGTGAGCTGTGCCGAATGAGCGGACTCAGCGCCTCGGCGACCTCTCAACATCTGGCGCGCATGAAAGCGGAAGGGCTGATAGCAGGCGTTCGCGAGGCGCGGTTTATTCGCTATCACATCCGAAACGAGGCGGTCGTGGCGGTAGTGCATACGCTTAAAAATATTTACTGTCCTGGAGAATAA
- a CDS encoding MFS transporter — MLRSLQALCLMSFFLADVRDGLGPFLGIFLTERHWRPDDIGFVMTAGGIAALLATVPAGIMIDATRKKRLLLLACCALVTLATLLLWYSTHYSVAVVSQIVSGLAAALIGPLVAGITLGLTGQHGFTRQMGRNEAFNHGGNMVAAVLAGVAMWLWGIGAVFILMTGMAFFTALCVLAIRERDIDHDVARGLEEGDPARAVPQLSVLLRNPVLITTGLTLLLFHLGNAALLPMLSMRVAATGSSLWSPGLYAAATVVISQCVMIPVALFTSAQAQRYGYRRLILIALIVLPVRAALAASFAGPLSVIPVQILDGVAAGILGVAVPGYIVNALRGSGHVNAGQSVIMLMQGAGAAFSPALAGTIVAHSSWRMAFAALGVVALGALIVWWRAGERVSATA, encoded by the coding sequence ATGCTGCGATCGCTACAGGCGCTCTGCCTGATGAGCTTTTTTCTGGCGGATGTGCGCGATGGGCTGGGGCCTTTTCTGGGCATTTTTCTGACGGAGCGGCACTGGCGGCCGGATGACATTGGCTTTGTGATGACGGCGGGCGGGATTGCCGCGCTGCTGGCGACGGTGCCAGCCGGGATTATGATCGACGCCACCCGTAAAAAGCGCCTGTTACTGCTGGCTTGCTGCGCACTGGTGACGCTCGCGACGCTGCTGCTCTGGTACAGCACGCATTACAGCGTCGCCGTCGTGTCGCAAATCGTCTCCGGGCTTGCTGCCGCGTTGATTGGGCCGCTTGTCGCCGGGATCACGCTCGGCCTGACCGGCCAGCATGGCTTCACCCGTCAGATGGGCCGCAACGAAGCGTTTAATCACGGCGGCAATATGGTGGCGGCGGTGCTGGCGGGCGTCGCGATGTGGCTGTGGGGCATCGGCGCGGTGTTTATTCTGATGACCGGCATGGCTTTTTTCACCGCGCTTTGCGTGCTGGCGATCCGTGAACGGGATATCGATCATGATGTAGCGCGCGGTCTTGAAGAAGGCGATCCGGCCCGTGCCGTACCCCAACTCTCTGTGCTGCTGCGTAACCCGGTGCTTATCACAACCGGGTTAACGCTGCTGCTGTTTCATCTCGGCAACGCCGCGCTGCTGCCGATGCTAAGCATGCGGGTAGCGGCCACCGGCAGCAGTCTGTGGAGTCCGGGGCTTTACGCCGCGGCGACGGTAGTGATTTCGCAGTGCGTCATGATCCCGGTCGCGCTCTTTACCTCCGCGCAGGCGCAGCGCTATGGCTATCGCAGGCTTATTCTGATTGCGCTGATTGTGCTGCCAGTACGCGCCGCGCTCGCGGCAAGCTTTGCCGGGCCGCTGTCCGTGATACCGGTGCAAATCCTTGATGGCGTCGCCGCCGGGATTTTAGGCGTCGCGGTGCCGGGCTATATTGTCAACGCACTGCGCGGCTCCGGGCATGTCAATGCCGGACAGAGCGTCATCATGCTGATGCAGGGTGCGGGCGCGGCGTTCAGCCCGGCGCTGGCGGGCACTATCGTCGCACACTCGTCATGGCGCATGGCGTTTGCCGCGCTCGGCGTCGTGGCGTTGGGCGCGCTCATCGTCTGGTGGCGTGCGGGCGAGCGGGTATCGGCGACGGCCTGA
- a CDS encoding DUF1304 domain-containing protein, whose protein sequence is MVATVLIALVAVIHVYILVLEMFLWETKTGRKAFNLSADFARDSRVLAANQGLYNGFLAAGLFCGLWLGDSGLPFKFFFLVCVLIAGIFGAVTASRKILYVQALPALLALIALWMGL, encoded by the coding sequence ATGGTAGCCACCGTTCTTATTGCGCTTGTCGCCGTTATTCATGTTTACATCCTCGTGCTCGAAATGTTTTTGTGGGAGACGAAAACAGGCCGCAAGGCGTTTAATCTGAGCGCCGACTTCGCGCGCGACAGTCGGGTGCTGGCCGCCAATCAGGGGCTGTATAACGGCTTTTTAGCGGCGGGGTTATTCTGCGGGCTATGGCTCGGCGACAGCGGGTTGCCGTTTAAGTTTTTCTTTCTGGTTTGCGTGCTGATTGCCGGGATCTTTGGCGCTGTGACCGCCAGCAGGAAAATACTGTATGTTCAGGCGCTGCCCGCGCTGCTGGCGTTAATCGCGCTATGGATGGGGCTGTAA
- a CDS encoding RES family NAD+ phosphorylase has product MDITPFYTQIEGVFYRAIDPAYRHFALSGSRAAGRYSRGDQPTLYLSSSPQGVEAAMRAHRDNRASLEIVKVSVVAEKIFDLRNTDAVLAAGIDIKDAIAPWQETVKAGGIPPSWQVRARLESLGMNGLIDPSRKAPGLWHLVLFSWNEDSHTQVRIIE; this is encoded by the coding sequence ATGGATATCACCCCTTTTTATACCCAGATTGAAGGCGTTTTTTATCGGGCGATCGATCCGGCGTACCGGCACTTTGCGTTATCGGGCTCCAGAGCGGCGGGGCGATATTCACGGGGCGATCAACCCACGCTGTATTTGAGTTCTTCACCGCAGGGCGTTGAGGCGGCCATGCGAGCGCATCGCGATAACAGAGCCAGCCTGGAAATCGTCAAGGTCAGCGTGGTGGCAGAGAAGATTTTTGATCTGCGCAATACCGATGCCGTTCTGGCGGCAGGTATCGACATAAAGGACGCGATTGCGCCGTGGCAGGAGACCGTGAAAGCGGGCGGCATTCCGCCGTCATGGCAGGTGCGCGCGCGTCTGGAATCGCTGGGCATGAACGGACTGATTGACCCTTCACGTAAAGCGCCCGGCCTCTGGCATCTGGTGCTTTTCTCGTGGAATGAGGATAGTCACACTCAGGTGCGCATTATTGAATGA
- a CDS encoding winged helix-turn-helix transcriptional regulator — MSTDIAAQLAEINSTRPVLEQVANKWSVLILTVLCTQPARFNAIKRRLDPITHKALTEALRRLERNGLLNRRVIASSPVAVEYSITPLGRTLQEPFVALVSWARQHGAAIEQAQVAYDERLAADEVV, encoded by the coding sequence ATGTCGACGGATATCGCTGCCCAACTGGCTGAAATCAACAGCACCCGCCCTGTGCTGGAACAGGTGGCCAACAAATGGTCGGTATTAATTCTGACAGTATTGTGCACTCAACCCGCGCGCTTTAACGCCATTAAACGCAGGCTGGATCCGATCACGCATAAAGCCCTGACGGAAGCGCTGCGACGGCTTGAACGCAACGGACTGCTCAACCGCCGCGTCATCGCGTCATCGCCCGTGGCGGTTGAGTATTCGATTACGCCGCTCGGGCGAACGTTGCAGGAACCTTTTGTGGCGCTGGTGAGCTGGGCCAGGCAGCATGGCGCGGCCATCGAGCAGGCGCAGGTGGCTTACGACGAGCGTCTTGCTGCCGATGAAGTGGTCTGA